The following proteins come from a genomic window of Asterias amurensis chromosome 15, ASM3211899v1:
- the LOC139948433 gene encoding uncharacterized protein isoform X1 yields the protein MDRYRRTNMRFRANTLPEESMSRRNREYKDVVQKLVGRQSNAARGSPDQQRKQQQRQMLHQLRQHVSEARFETGEAVSHIQDGMNKMGARLSQSSMDGEEGVFHGGNPNSMTEKYQSDTLRAMQELVVKRRQSELDETHVAVEPGQKPEELPVVEVSAKKH from the exons ATTTCGGGCAAATACCCTCCCTGAAGAAAGTATGAGCAGACGGAACAGGGAATACAAA GATGTCGTTCAAAAGCTTGTGGGCCGTCAGAGCAACGCAGCGCGTGGTTCTCCAGACCAGCAGCGGAAACAGCAGCAACGACAGATGCTCCACCAGTTACGACAGCACGTCTCGGAAGCACGCTTTGAGACGGGCGAGGCCGTCTCACACATCCAGGACGGCATGAACAAGATGGGGGCACGCCTTAGTCAATCCAGTATGGACGGTGAAGAGGGCGTGTTCCACGGCGGCAATCCAAACAGTATGACCGAGAAGTATCAGAGCGATACGTTGCGCGCGATGCAGGAGTTGGTTGTCAAACGGCGGCAGAGCGAGCTGGACGAGACGCACGTCGCCGTCGAGCCCGGACAAAAACCCGAGGAGCTTCCCGTTGTCGAAGTGTCAGCGAAGAAACATTga
- the LOC139948181 gene encoding uncharacterized protein isoform X1: MYWQQQSQQQQGSRYGRQSSNNMSQSPPRWGSPTNSNLPSLLDMSGNLRRSEPLLRTPEYGNRGPPSRSTGLLESPPMAYQKTQQDMLGQLDSGIDELVAAKVRIQQAMLAASADTYDHLPPTSPTFQQHSRPQSTPNRQQQQQSQNQWRQQATPQYQDKRRSNGGGQMVRNTGGGGGARGGNDGRRSVPGSGGRDNRGSGGVGQNRGQSSAKKRRNSSEAYDPARPTEDDRGFTSIGRPVDDLQVTIKQQSRGRAVVDDAGPARKKPMQGPRSGSKPTQQSSVENDSNSAWFCHVCRVSCHNIKVYQIHMKSDKHLNAMEKITEVATFQSGQARKRLEAQQFLRNLEGGGAKGGGGPSPSGGGARGPLPSGGGSRGPPLSGGGARGPTGGGGANNSGNNNSRSDREKFCRDCHKYFRGDRFDHLKSEAHKEAKRQSIPRCSACNMTFKTSQKYVQHCKGDMHKLKRDQQLKEKDEAAGDGNYVTVDAIGFDDDMEFGADFLEMELGTGDGSPEREDEEDEVVIISGDEKECLDVADNDSVVVVEDDSSVNPDSDKSMQAPKGQSGSEPEVQEVSDQVLVSEPDIEPSVKPVDGPSVKPVDGPSDKPVDEPSTGDTVPLVEEATSNVKLLEGSEMELQPVQDDSKVEETFDPKKLVEPDLQSASDGYSASSEMANSSQSESNKSYGAAPAILAVAHQDVTDNQTGSDLVNRGQSEGKESSDMVVDATPTASAASDQLQDASDQQQQETQQQQNKPPQQEDTTELVFDPNKPVGEVYLVPVSGFFCKLCHKFLTSDRAGRAHCKGKLHFKALKEELEKKDADQYSADDSDQVSD; this comes from the exons ATGTACTGGCAGCAGCAGTCGCAGCAGCAGCAAGGCAGCAGGTATGGAAGGCAGTCTAGTAACAACATGTCGCAGTCTCCCCCACGGTGGGGGTCGCCCACTAACAGCAACCTCCCAAGTCTCTTGGATATGAGCGGCAATCTTAG GAGATCTGAACCGCTTCTAAGAACACCTGAATACGGCAATAGAGGCCCACCGAGTCGGAGCACTGGATTGCTGGAGAGTCCACCGATGGCGTATCAGAAAACTCAACAAGACATGCTGGGACAGTTGGATTCTGGTATTGATGAGTTAGTGGCAGCTAAAGTACGCATCCAGCAGGCCATGCTGGCGGCGAGCGCCGATACATACGATCATCTGCCACCAAcgtcaccaa CTTTTCAGCAGCACAGCCGACCCCAGTCAACGCCCAACaggcagcagcaacaacagagtCAGAACCAATGGCGCCAGCAGGCGACGCCGCAATATCAAGACAAGAGAAGATCTAACGGTGGTGGACAGATGGTAAGGAATAccggaggaggaggaggagccCGGGGAGGCAACGATGGGCGGAGAAGCGTCCCAGGAAGTGGTGGGAGGGATAACCGAGGTAGCGGCGGAGTTGGGCAGAATAGAGGGCAGAGCTCAGCCAAGAAGAGGAGAAATAGCTCTGAAGCATACGATCCGGCCAGACCGACGGAAGATGACCGTGGAT TTACAAGTATTGGCCGACCAGTTGACGATCTTCAAGTGACCATCAAGCAACAGTCTAGAGGGAGAGCGGTCGTCGACGATGCTGGACCGGCGAGAAAAAAACCCATGCAGGGACCAAGATCAGGATCTAAG CCTACTCAGCAGAGCAGTGTGGAGAATGATAGCAACTCAGCCTGGTTCTGTCATGTGTGCAGGGTCAGCTGTCACAACATCAAG GTCTATCAGATCCACATGAAGAGTGACAAGCACCTCAACGCAATGGAGAAGATCACTGAGGTAGCAACATTCCAGAGCGGCCAAGCGAGGAAGCGTCTTGAAGCTCAACAGTTCCTCCGTAATCTTGAAGGAGGTGGTGCCAAGGGAGGAGGAGGGCCATCTCCCAGTGGTGGTGGGGCAAGGGGGCCTCTTCCCAGTGGTGGTGGGTCAAGGGGGCCTCCCCTCAGTGGCGGTGGGGCAAGAGGACCTACCGGTGGTGGTGGGGCAAACAATTCCGGAAACAACAACAG TAGATCAGACAGGGAAAAGTTTTGCCGAGATTGCCACAAGTATTTCCGAGGAGATCGTTTTGACCACCTCAAGTCAGAAGCTCACAAG GAAGCTAAGAGGCAGTCTATCCCACGATGCAGTGCCTGTAACATGACCTTCAAGACATCCCAGAAGTATGTACAACACTGCAAAGGAGACATGCACAAACTT AAACGAGACCAGCAACTGAAAGAGAAGGACGAAGCAGCTGGGGATGGGAACTACGTCACTGTGGATGCCATCGGTTTCGATGACGATATGGAGTTCGGAGCTGACTTCCTTGAGATGGAGCTTGGGACAGGGGACGGCAGTCCA GAACGAGAAGATGAGGAAGACGAAGTGGTTATCATCAGCGGAGACGAAAAGGAATGTCTCGACGTCGCAGACAACGATTCTGTTGTAGTTGTTGAAGATGATTCCTCTGTCAATCCAGATTCTGATAAATCCATGCAAGCGCCAAAAGGTCAGTCAGGGTCTGAGCCAGAGGTCCAAGAAGTAAGTGACCAGGTTTTGGTTTCAGAGCCTGATATAGAGCCTTCTGTTAAGCCTGTTGATGGGCCTTCTGTTAAGCCTGTTGATGGGCCTTCTGATAAGCCTGTTGATGAGCCTTCTACTGGAGACACTGTCCCCTTGGTGGAGGAAGCCACTAGTAATGTGAAACTCCTAGAGGGGTCTGAAATGGAGTTGCAACCCGTTCAGGATGACTCAAAGGTTGAAGAGACCTTTGACCCCAAGAAGCTTGTGGAGCCTGACTTACAGTCGGCCAGCGATGGATATTCAGCTTCATCAGAGATGGCCAATTCCAGCCAATCGGAGTCTAATAAGTCATATGGAGCAGCCCCAGCCATTCTGGCAGTGGCTCaccaagatgtcactgacaaTCAGACTGGGTCTGATTTGGTAAATAGAGGTCAAAGTGAAGGGAAAGAGTCGAGTGACATGGTTGTTGATGCCACACCCACAGCGTCGGCTGCCAGTGACCAGCTTCAAGATGCATCTGACCAACAACAACAGGAGACCCAACAGCAGCAGAACAAGCCACCACAGCAAGAAGACACTACAGAGCTTGTTTTTGATCCCAACAAGCCTGTTG GAGAAGTGTACCTTGTGCCAGTGTCTGGGTTTTTCTGTAAGCTGTGTCATAAGTTTCTCACGTCGGACAGGGCTGGCCGTGCTCACTGCAAGGGGAAGCTTCACTTTAAGGCACTGAAG GAGGAACTGGAGAAGAAAGACGCCGATCAGTATTCAGCGGACGACTCGGACCAAGTGTCTGATTAA
- the LOC139948433 gene encoding uncharacterized protein isoform X2, producing MSRRNREYKDVVQKLVGRQSNAARGSPDQQRKQQQRQMLHQLRQHVSEARFETGEAVSHIQDGMNKMGARLSQSSMDGEEGVFHGGNPNSMTEKYQSDTLRAMQELVVKRRQSELDETHVAVEPGQKPEELPVVEVSAKKH from the exons ATGAGCAGACGGAACAGGGAATACAAA GATGTCGTTCAAAAGCTTGTGGGCCGTCAGAGCAACGCAGCGCGTGGTTCTCCAGACCAGCAGCGGAAACAGCAGCAACGACAGATGCTCCACCAGTTACGACAGCACGTCTCGGAAGCACGCTTTGAGACGGGCGAGGCCGTCTCACACATCCAGGACGGCATGAACAAGATGGGGGCACGCCTTAGTCAATCCAGTATGGACGGTGAAGAGGGCGTGTTCCACGGCGGCAATCCAAACAGTATGACCGAGAAGTATCAGAGCGATACGTTGCGCGCGATGCAGGAGTTGGTTGTCAAACGGCGGCAGAGCGAGCTGGACGAGACGCACGTCGCCGTCGAGCCCGGACAAAAACCCGAGGAGCTTCCCGTTGTCGAAGTGTCAGCGAAGAAACATTga
- the LOC139948181 gene encoding uncharacterized protein isoform X2 has translation MYWQQQSQQQQGSRYGRQSSNNMSQSPPRWGSPTNSNLPSLLDMSGNLRRSEPLLRTPEYGNRGPPSRSTGLLESPPMAYQKTQQDMLGQLDSGIDELVAAKVRIQQAMLAASADTYDHLPPTSPTFQQHSRPQSTPNRQQQQQSQNQWRQQATPQYQDKRRSNGGGQMVRNTGGGGGARGGNDGRRSVPGSGGRDNRGSGGVGQNRGQSSAKKRRNSSEAYDPARPTEDDRGFTSIGRPVDDLQVTIKQQSRGRAVVDDAGPARKKPMQGPRSGSKPTQQSSVENDSNSAWFCHVCRVSCHNIKVYQIHMKSDKHLNAMEKITEVATFQSGQARKRLEAQQFLRNLEGGGAKGGGGPSPSGGGARGPLPSGGGSRGPPLSGGGARGPTGGGGANNSGNNNRSDREKFCRDCHKYFRGDRFDHLKSEAHKEAKRQSIPRCSACNMTFKTSQKYVQHCKGDMHKLKRDQQLKEKDEAAGDGNYVTVDAIGFDDDMEFGADFLEMELGTGDGSPEREDEEDEVVIISGDEKECLDVADNDSVVVVEDDSSVNPDSDKSMQAPKGQSGSEPEVQEVSDQVLVSEPDIEPSVKPVDGPSVKPVDGPSDKPVDEPSTGDTVPLVEEATSNVKLLEGSEMELQPVQDDSKVEETFDPKKLVEPDLQSASDGYSASSEMANSSQSESNKSYGAAPAILAVAHQDVTDNQTGSDLVNRGQSEGKESSDMVVDATPTASAASDQLQDASDQQQQETQQQQNKPPQQEDTTELVFDPNKPVGEVYLVPVSGFFCKLCHKFLTSDRAGRAHCKGKLHFKALKEELEKKDADQYSADDSDQVSD, from the exons ATGTACTGGCAGCAGCAGTCGCAGCAGCAGCAAGGCAGCAGGTATGGAAGGCAGTCTAGTAACAACATGTCGCAGTCTCCCCCACGGTGGGGGTCGCCCACTAACAGCAACCTCCCAAGTCTCTTGGATATGAGCGGCAATCTTAG GAGATCTGAACCGCTTCTAAGAACACCTGAATACGGCAATAGAGGCCCACCGAGTCGGAGCACTGGATTGCTGGAGAGTCCACCGATGGCGTATCAGAAAACTCAACAAGACATGCTGGGACAGTTGGATTCTGGTATTGATGAGTTAGTGGCAGCTAAAGTACGCATCCAGCAGGCCATGCTGGCGGCGAGCGCCGATACATACGATCATCTGCCACCAAcgtcaccaa CTTTTCAGCAGCACAGCCGACCCCAGTCAACGCCCAACaggcagcagcaacaacagagtCAGAACCAATGGCGCCAGCAGGCGACGCCGCAATATCAAGACAAGAGAAGATCTAACGGTGGTGGACAGATGGTAAGGAATAccggaggaggaggaggagccCGGGGAGGCAACGATGGGCGGAGAAGCGTCCCAGGAAGTGGTGGGAGGGATAACCGAGGTAGCGGCGGAGTTGGGCAGAATAGAGGGCAGAGCTCAGCCAAGAAGAGGAGAAATAGCTCTGAAGCATACGATCCGGCCAGACCGACGGAAGATGACCGTGGAT TTACAAGTATTGGCCGACCAGTTGACGATCTTCAAGTGACCATCAAGCAACAGTCTAGAGGGAGAGCGGTCGTCGACGATGCTGGACCGGCGAGAAAAAAACCCATGCAGGGACCAAGATCAGGATCTAAG CCTACTCAGCAGAGCAGTGTGGAGAATGATAGCAACTCAGCCTGGTTCTGTCATGTGTGCAGGGTCAGCTGTCACAACATCAAG GTCTATCAGATCCACATGAAGAGTGACAAGCACCTCAACGCAATGGAGAAGATCACTGAGGTAGCAACATTCCAGAGCGGCCAAGCGAGGAAGCGTCTTGAAGCTCAACAGTTCCTCCGTAATCTTGAAGGAGGTGGTGCCAAGGGAGGAGGAGGGCCATCTCCCAGTGGTGGTGGGGCAAGGGGGCCTCTTCCCAGTGGTGGTGGGTCAAGGGGGCCTCCCCTCAGTGGCGGTGGGGCAAGAGGACCTACCGGTGGTGGTGGGGCAAACAATTCCGGAAACAACAACAG ATCAGACAGGGAAAAGTTTTGCCGAGATTGCCACAAGTATTTCCGAGGAGATCGTTTTGACCACCTCAAGTCAGAAGCTCACAAG GAAGCTAAGAGGCAGTCTATCCCACGATGCAGTGCCTGTAACATGACCTTCAAGACATCCCAGAAGTATGTACAACACTGCAAAGGAGACATGCACAAACTT AAACGAGACCAGCAACTGAAAGAGAAGGACGAAGCAGCTGGGGATGGGAACTACGTCACTGTGGATGCCATCGGTTTCGATGACGATATGGAGTTCGGAGCTGACTTCCTTGAGATGGAGCTTGGGACAGGGGACGGCAGTCCA GAACGAGAAGATGAGGAAGACGAAGTGGTTATCATCAGCGGAGACGAAAAGGAATGTCTCGACGTCGCAGACAACGATTCTGTTGTAGTTGTTGAAGATGATTCCTCTGTCAATCCAGATTCTGATAAATCCATGCAAGCGCCAAAAGGTCAGTCAGGGTCTGAGCCAGAGGTCCAAGAAGTAAGTGACCAGGTTTTGGTTTCAGAGCCTGATATAGAGCCTTCTGTTAAGCCTGTTGATGGGCCTTCTGTTAAGCCTGTTGATGGGCCTTCTGATAAGCCTGTTGATGAGCCTTCTACTGGAGACACTGTCCCCTTGGTGGAGGAAGCCACTAGTAATGTGAAACTCCTAGAGGGGTCTGAAATGGAGTTGCAACCCGTTCAGGATGACTCAAAGGTTGAAGAGACCTTTGACCCCAAGAAGCTTGTGGAGCCTGACTTACAGTCGGCCAGCGATGGATATTCAGCTTCATCAGAGATGGCCAATTCCAGCCAATCGGAGTCTAATAAGTCATATGGAGCAGCCCCAGCCATTCTGGCAGTGGCTCaccaagatgtcactgacaaTCAGACTGGGTCTGATTTGGTAAATAGAGGTCAAAGTGAAGGGAAAGAGTCGAGTGACATGGTTGTTGATGCCACACCCACAGCGTCGGCTGCCAGTGACCAGCTTCAAGATGCATCTGACCAACAACAACAGGAGACCCAACAGCAGCAGAACAAGCCACCACAGCAAGAAGACACTACAGAGCTTGTTTTTGATCCCAACAAGCCTGTTG GAGAAGTGTACCTTGTGCCAGTGTCTGGGTTTTTCTGTAAGCTGTGTCATAAGTTTCTCACGTCGGACAGGGCTGGCCGTGCTCACTGCAAGGGGAAGCTTCACTTTAAGGCACTGAAG GAGGAACTGGAGAAGAAAGACGCCGATCAGTATTCAGCGGACGACTCGGACCAAGTGTCTGATTAA